A DNA window from Haliovirga abyssi contains the following coding sequences:
- a CDS encoding DUF896 domain-containing protein, giving the protein MEMKDLINEINDLSRKSKSIGLTSQEKKKQKKLREEYLEIFRNNFRNHLDRIKIVDVEETR; this is encoded by the coding sequence ATGGAAATGAAAGATTTAATAAATGAAATAAATGATTTGTCTAGGAAATCAAAAAGTATAGGATTAACTTCTCAAGAGAAGAAAAAGCAAAAAAAGTTAAGAGAGGAATATTTAGAAATATTTAGAAATAATTTTAGAAACCATTTAGATAGGATAAAAATAGTAGATGTAGAAGAAACCAGATAA